The DNA segment ATTTGTCCGCAGTCGCGTAACCTGACCGACAAGCAACTCGGTGCCATCAAAGAGAGTAAAGGCTTTGTGGGTCTGAACTTCGCGGTGCCGTTCCTGCGCGAAGACGGTAAAAGAAGCGACGATACCGGCACCGACATCATGGTGCGCCACGTGGATTATCTGGTGGAACATCTGGGTGAAGAGGGTGTGGGCTTTGGATCAGATTTCGACGGTGCGTCGATGGCGCCGTTTATGGCTGATGTGCGCGGATTACCGGTGCTGGTAGACGCATTAAGAAAAGCAGGGTACGGGCAGGCGTTGCTGGAGAAGATTTGCTATAAGAACTGGGTAAACGTTCTGGAAAGAACCTGGGGCGAATAAACCCTACGTGGGAAAAAGAAAAGGCAGCCATTTCTGGCTGCCTTTTTGCTGTGCTTTTTTGCGTCAGACTTATTTGAAGAAGTCAGCGCTTACGGTGAGGTTACCACCGCTTTTGTTCTGCCACTGACGGGTAATGTGGTAGAACTTGGCACCTTTGGCAGCGGCACGGTTCGCCACTTCCTGCGAAACATCCGTGGTGCTGTTGAAGTGCCCGGTGAAGGTCGTGGAGTCAAACGGAACCATCTGTGCAGCGGTCACGTCGTTCACTTCCTGAATTTTTGCACCGTTAGTAGCAGTGACAGTGTAACGTTTGCCAGTGGATGACTGCGTTTCGAAGAAACGGCCCACGTCACGGCTTGGGCTGCCTGAAGAGGCAACGCCTGGAATTTCAACTTTCTTCGCGGCTGCACCACCGGCGGCCAGTGCGGCTTTACCGGCTTCGGAATCCGCAGGGATAGCGTCCGGATCCTGTACTACGCGTTTCGGTGCATCTTTTTTGTAGATAAACGCGGTGATGTATTGGTTGCCGCCGCTGTTGGCATCAATCTGGCGTACGATGAAGAAAGAGTAAGCCCCTTTATCT comes from the Enterobacteriaceae bacterium Kacie_13 genome and includes:
- a CDS encoding DUF1471 domain-containing protein, translating into MKLTKTIIVSALFSVSALSAAHAAQEISPQKAAAIKPFDRIVISGRFNTLGDAADAVSRRADTLGADYFYIQDTNTTNNSGNWRVVADIYKKDAPEVSKDPNYRVINGVVELPKDVAYQLEPFDTVTVSGFYRSQPDVNDAITKAAKDKGAYSFFIVRQIDANSGGNQYITAFIYKKDAPKRVVQDPDAIPADSEAGKAALAAGGAAAKKVEIPGVASSGSPSRDVGRFFETQSSTGKRYTVTATNGAKIQEVNDVTAAQMVPFDSTTFTGHFNSTTDVSQEVANRAAAKGAKFYHITRQWQNKSGGNLTVSADFFK